The proteins below are encoded in one region of Halalkalicoccus jeotgali B3:
- the thyX gene encoding FAD-dependent thymidylate synthase, whose protein sequence is MDVRLLEATDDPERVVCLGARNDYMSDFVGDQSFEEVMESVDGGSLEEKKRTLIGHLLSHGHFGPFEHPQITIAVEGISRSCMAQLTRHRHVSFDVQSMRYVAFDEVDPAEVRNGEMVVVPPSASDPNWVGRNQKSGAVDEETVKERERVFTESVSRSVEDYQELLDLGMAPEDARFVLPIGTEVNLVMSMNARMLMHVADMRAAADSQWEIRELTESVLDIAAEWCPLTFEYYDEHMKGRKNRLAP, encoded by the coding sequence ATGGACGTTAGGCTGCTCGAAGCCACCGACGACCCCGAGCGGGTCGTCTGTCTGGGGGCGCGAAACGATTACATGAGCGACTTCGTCGGCGATCAGTCCTTCGAGGAAGTCATGGAAAGCGTCGACGGCGGGAGTCTCGAGGAGAAGAAACGGACCCTGATCGGGCACCTGCTCTCACACGGTCACTTCGGCCCGTTCGAACATCCACAGATCACCATCGCCGTCGAGGGGATCAGTCGCTCCTGTATGGCCCAACTCACCCGCCATCGCCACGTCTCGTTCGACGTTCAGTCGATGCGCTACGTCGCCTTCGACGAGGTCGACCCCGCGGAGGTTCGGAACGGCGAGATGGTCGTCGTCCCGCCCTCCGCGAGCGATCCGAACTGGGTCGGGCGTAATCAGAAGAGCGGCGCGGTCGACGAGGAGACGGTAAAAGAACGCGAGCGGGTGTTCACTGAGTCGGTCTCTCGGTCGGTCGAGGACTATCAGGAGCTGCTCGACCTGGGGATGGCCCCCGAGGACGCCCGGTTCGTCCTCCCGATCGGTACCGAGGTCAACCTCGTGATGTCGATGAACGCCCGAATGCTGATGCACGTCGCCGACATGCGCGCCGCGGCCGACAGCCAGTGGGAAATCAGGGAACTCACCGAGAGCGTACTCGATATCGCCGCCGAGTGGTGTCCGCTCACCTTCGAGTACTACGACGAGCACATGAAGGGCCGGAAGAACCGCCTCGCGCCATGA
- a CDS encoding CaiB/BaiF CoA transferase family protein codes for MTGEARDAAGEGPLSGLTVLDCSQVLVGPFCTMQLGDLGAEVIKIERPGVGDQTRGWHPPRFGEDGPSAYFASVNRNKRSVTLDLGSDEGQEVLRTLAADVDVLVENFRVGTMEKWGLDYEALSAVNPELLYCSLSGYGEWGPYSDKPAYDLMIQAEGGMMSITGEDGGDPVRVGVAVADIGAGMYATQSILAALLGRELRDVGGQKIDVSLLDAQAAWMSYMATNYFASGEVPGKMGSAHPTIVPYQAFETLDGHVVVAAASEKLWRAFCLAIDREELTEDDRFAKNADRVENRETLVPILADEIEGYATDEALSRLADHDVPARAVNDMADVFSHPQIEARGMAREVEGPSGSVEMPGSPMFLSETPTAIRRHPPELGEHTEGVLRESGYTDGEIDQFRSEGVI; via the coding sequence ATGACCGGCGAGGCCCGCGACGCGGCGGGCGAGGGCCCGCTTTCCGGACTGACGGTGCTCGATTGCTCGCAGGTGCTCGTGGGCCCGTTCTGTACGATGCAACTCGGGGACCTCGGTGCGGAAGTGATCAAGATCGAGCGCCCCGGCGTGGGCGATCAGACCCGCGGGTGGCATCCCCCGCGCTTCGGCGAGGATGGCCCGAGCGCCTACTTCGCGAGCGTCAATCGGAACAAACGGTCGGTGACACTGGATCTGGGGAGCGACGAGGGCCAGGAGGTCCTCCGGACGCTCGCTGCCGACGTGGACGTCCTCGTCGAGAACTTCCGGGTCGGCACGATGGAGAAGTGGGGGCTGGACTACGAGGCGCTCTCGGCGGTGAACCCCGAGTTGCTCTACTGCTCGCTGTCGGGCTACGGCGAGTGGGGCCCCTACAGCGACAAACCGGCCTACGACCTGATGATCCAGGCCGAGGGCGGGATGATGAGCATCACCGGCGAGGACGGGGGCGATCCGGTTCGCGTGGGCGTCGCCGTCGCCGACATCGGCGCGGGGATGTACGCGACCCAATCGATCCTCGCGGCGCTTCTGGGGCGTGAACTGCGCGACGTGGGCGGTCAGAAGATCGACGTGAGCTTGCTCGACGCCCAGGCGGCGTGGATGTCCTACATGGCAACGAACTACTTCGCGAGCGGCGAGGTCCCCGGAAAGATGGGCAGCGCCCATCCCACCATCGTTCCCTATCAGGCGTTCGAGACCCTCGACGGCCACGTCGTGGTCGCGGCGGCCTCCGAGAAACTCTGGCGGGCGTTCTGTCTGGCGATCGACCGCGAGGAGCTCACCGAGGACGACCGCTTCGCCAAAAACGCCGATCGGGTCGAGAACCGCGAGACGCTGGTCCCGATCCTCGCCGACGAGATCGAGGGCTACGCCACCGACGAGGCCCTCTCCCGGTTGGCCGACCACGACGTGCCCGCGCGGGCGGTCAACGACATGGCCGACGTCTTCAGTCACCCACAGATCGAAGCCCGTGGGATGGCCCGCGAGGTCGAGGGCCCTTCGGGGTCCGTCGAGATGCCCGGTAGCCCGATGTTCCTTTCGGAAACGCCGACGGCGATCCGACGCCATCCGCCCGAACTCGGCGAACACACGGAGGGGGTCCTCCGGGAGAGCGGCTACACCGACGGGGAGATCGATCAGTTTCGCTCCGAGGGCGTGATCTGA
- a CDS encoding right-handed parallel beta-helix repeat-containing protein, with protein sequence MRRSTDRDLAGVDRRTLLRTVGGAALSTGLLGTAAADDGEYGTVVDIAEAGADPTGAEPIDDVFEEHADDDTLLRFPEGRYRANDLSLYALSNFAMVGEGDVTLVPGEEYDEALWLGGAETRDLRIENFTIDATREGVAPEVVVSAYDGLVVRDLRKEGFHDGDTSMGFRTLEEDGHSLIENLRATDGGSGTGVYVNTTGSIAFRNCEVAGFADNGLYASHSSGPVTVEGGRYANSNVTQIRLGSAGSSVEDCEVVVDEQPDGFGNMRGIRIADGPGPVTIEDCEISVEDSQGTGAVVGAYSGGSFELRDTRIHVGEGYTTRRSGGSRTSYAVYVDDATAVDPGTRTIENVSVTGSGTYRGAMRFSRDHNTVENVCIDQSGRRRNGIVFEDSADNEVSNATIDVTGEAVVLNGGSAADRSEIATSGGCPVPDIGADSSD encoded by the coding sequence ATGCGACGGAGCACCGACAGAGATCTCGCGGGTGTCGATCGACGAACGCTGTTGCGGACCGTAGGGGGTGCGGCGCTCTCGACCGGGTTGCTCGGAACGGCGGCGGCCGACGACGGGGAGTACGGAACCGTCGTCGACATCGCCGAGGCCGGGGCCGACCCCACTGGGGCCGAACCGATCGACGACGTCTTCGAGGAACACGCCGACGACGATACCTTGCTTCGGTTCCCCGAGGGGCGCTACCGGGCGAACGACCTCAGCCTCTATGCGCTTTCGAACTTCGCCATGGTCGGTGAGGGCGACGTCACCCTCGTTCCGGGCGAGGAGTACGACGAGGCCCTCTGGCTCGGCGGGGCCGAGACCCGCGACCTCCGCATTGAGAACTTCACCATCGACGCGACCCGCGAGGGTGTCGCCCCCGAGGTCGTCGTCAGCGCCTACGACGGGCTCGTCGTTCGCGATCTCCGAAAGGAGGGCTTTCACGACGGCGATACGTCCATGGGCTTTCGTACCCTCGAGGAGGACGGCCACAGCCTGATCGAGAACCTGCGGGCGACCGATGGCGGTTCGGGGACGGGCGTCTACGTCAACACGACCGGTTCGATCGCGTTTCGGAACTGCGAGGTCGCGGGCTTCGCTGACAACGGGCTGTACGCCTCTCACTCCTCGGGACCGGTCACCGTCGAGGGCGGCCGGTACGCCAACAGCAACGTCACGCAGATCCGTCTGGGAAGCGCCGGCAGTTCCGTCGAGGACTGCGAGGTCGTCGTCGACGAACAGCCCGACGGGTTCGGCAACATGCGCGGGATCCGGATCGCGGACGGTCCCGGCCCGGTAACGATCGAAGACTGCGAGATCAGTGTCGAGGACAGTCAGGGAACGGGCGCCGTCGTCGGTGCGTACTCCGGTGGCTCCTTCGAACTGCGCGATACCCGGATCCACGTCGGCGAGGGATACACTACCCGGCGTTCGGGCGGGTCACGCACGAGCTACGCGGTCTACGTCGACGACGCCACGGCAGTCGACCCTGGCACACGAACGATCGAGAACGTCTCGGTCACCGGAAGCGGGACGTATCGGGGCGCGATGCGCTTCTCGCGGGATCACAACACGGTCGAGAACGTCTGTATCGACCAGTCGGGGCGGCGCCGGAACGGGATCGTCTTCGAGGACTCGGCGGACAACGAGGTCTCGAACGCCACGATCGACGTGACCGGCGAGGCGGTCGTCCTGAACGGCGGCTCCGCGGCCGATCGAAGCGAAATCGCTACCTCCGGGGGCTGTCCGGTCCCCGATATCGGTGCCGACAGCTCAGACTGA
- a CDS encoding SDR family oxidoreductase yields METLSLDGRTVLITGASSGIGTASAHALAGEGVDLALAARREDRLDEIADAVESEHDVETLTISADVRDEESVESMVEGTVERFGGLDILLNNAGLGRGGDVESLSTEDYRLMQDTNVDGMFFTTRAALPHLKESQGNLIFIGSFAGHFPRPSNPVYAATKWWTRGFASSVQASVGEEGVAVTVINPSEVRTEFGSASGESFAERFQEGEVTEPEEVADAVVFAAGQQNSTVSELDLYRRNKFSGF; encoded by the coding sequence ATGGAGACGCTCTCGCTCGACGGACGAACCGTACTGATCACCGGCGCGAGTTCGGGTATCGGAACCGCTTCGGCGCACGCGCTCGCCGGCGAAGGGGTCGACCTCGCGCTCGCCGCGCGCCGCGAAGACCGCCTCGACGAGATCGCGGACGCGGTCGAGTCCGAACACGACGTCGAGACGCTCACGATATCGGCTGACGTCCGCGACGAGGAGAGCGTCGAGTCGATGGTCGAAGGAACGGTCGAGCGCTTTGGTGGGCTCGATATCCTCCTGAACAACGCGGGACTGGGCCGCGGGGGTGACGTCGAGTCGCTCTCGACGGAGGACTATCGGCTCATGCAGGACACCAACGTCGACGGGATGTTCTTCACGACGCGGGCGGCCCTGCCCCACCTGAAGGAGTCCCAGGGCAATCTGATCTTTATCGGGAGCTTCGCCGGACACTTCCCCCGCCCCTCGAACCCCGTCTACGCGGCGACCAAGTGGTGGACCCGCGGCTTTGCAAGCAGCGTCCAGGCCAGCGTCGGCGAGGAGGGCGTCGCCGTCACCGTGATCAATCCCTCGGAAGTACGGACGGAGTTCGGGAGCGCCTCGGGCGAGTCCTTTGCCGAGCGCTTCCAGGAGGGCGAGGTCACAGAACCCGAGGAGGTCGCCGACGCGGTCGTCTTCGCCGCCGGCCAGCAGAACTCGACGGTGAGCGAACTCGATCTCTACCGGCGCAACAAGTTCAGCGGCTTTTGA
- a CDS encoding helix-turn-helix transcriptional regulator translates to MYWVSSPFGGLSSVVGLQTPPTGTAALLVGLCVVLAASGAIAWRRRASTRTPEPEPETTTAIEDDPGPTDEPAALTDEERIHRLLESNQGRMRQRRIVEETDWSKSKVSTLLSSMESEGTITKLRIGRENLISHPGFEPDATRSPLESKT, encoded by the coding sequence ATGTACTGGGTGAGCAGTCCGTTCGGGGGACTCTCGTCGGTCGTCGGGCTCCAGACGCCGCCGACCGGCACCGCGGCGCTCCTCGTCGGTCTCTGTGTCGTTCTGGCGGCAAGCGGTGCGATCGCGTGGCGACGGCGGGCCTCGACACGGACGCCGGAGCCCGAACCCGAGACGACGACGGCGATCGAGGACGACCCCGGTCCGACCGACGAACCGGCGGCTCTGACCGACGAGGAGCGAATCCACCGGTTGCTCGAATCGAACCAGGGCCGGATGCGCCAGCGACGCATCGTCGAGGAGACGGACTGGTCGAAATCGAAGGTGAGTACGCTCCTTTCGAGCATGGAGTCGGAAGGGACGATCACCAAACTCCGGATCGGGCGCGAGAACCTCATTAGCCACCCCGGGTTCGAACCCGACGCGACCCGCTCCCCGCTCGAATCGAAGACGTGA
- a CDS encoding NAD(P)-dependent oxidoreductase, protein MTDKTVGFVGLGIMGLPMAKNLLDAGYQVVGYNRSEAPVEELVEDGGEDGGSPAGVAERSDVVLLCLPDSPDVENVVLGESEEAEPVIDGLSKGMTLVDHSTISPTVTEGIAERLEEAGVAMLDAPISGGEEGAIEGTLSIMVGGREAVLDEQMDVLEVLGGTVTHCGPSGAGQTTKACNQIVVAAQMVGVSEALVFAQQAGADVEAVVEAISGGAAGCWTLDNRAPAMADGDFDPGFFAEYQYKDLRIATDAGEAFGAPMPQTALAHELYKTMVQNGMGRDDNSGVMQVIRMMAGDRED, encoded by the coding sequence ATGACGGACAAGACAGTCGGTTTCGTCGGACTAGGAATCATGGGTCTGCCGATGGCAAAGAACCTCCTCGACGCGGGCTATCAGGTCGTCGGTTACAACCGCTCCGAGGCCCCGGTCGAGGAACTCGTTGAGGACGGCGGCGAGGACGGTGGATCGCCCGCGGGCGTCGCCGAACGGAGCGACGTCGTCCTCCTGTGTCTCCCCGATTCGCCGGACGTCGAGAACGTCGTCCTCGGCGAGAGCGAGGAAGCCGAGCCCGTGATCGACGGGTTGAGCAAGGGGATGACCCTGGTGGATCATTCGACCATCTCGCCGACGGTCACCGAGGGGATCGCGGAGCGACTCGAGGAGGCGGGCGTCGCCATGCTCGACGCGCCGATCTCGGGCGGCGAGGAGGGGGCCATCGAGGGGACGCTCTCGATCATGGTCGGCGGGCGCGAGGCGGTGCTCGACGAACAGATGGACGTCCTCGAGGTGCTCGGCGGGACGGTCACCCACTGCGGGCCGAGCGGCGCCGGCCAGACGACCAAAGCGTGCAACCAGATCGTCGTCGCCGCCCAGATGGTCGGCGTGAGCGAGGCGCTGGTGTTCGCCCAGCAGGCGGGCGCGGACGTCGAGGCAGTGGTCGAGGCGATCAGCGGCGGCGCGGCGGGCTGTTGGACGCTCGATAACCGTGCGCCGGCCATGGCCGACGGCGATTTCGACCCCGGGTTCTTCGCCGAGTACCAGTACAAGGACCTGCGGATCGCGACCGACGCCGGCGAGGCCTTCGGCGCGCCGATGCCCCAGACCGCGCTCGCTCACGAACTCTACAAGACGATGGTACAAAACGGGATGGGGCGGGACGACAACTCCGGGGTGATGCAGGTCATCCGGATGATGGCCGGCGATCGGGAGGACTGA
- a CDS encoding DUF7563 family protein, producing the protein MTGRFQRVFAGNDGEVYGCPACTDMTAIINGAPARR; encoded by the coding sequence GTGACTGGACGGTTCCAGCGGGTGTTCGCCGGAAACGACGGCGAAGTCTACGGCTGTCCGGCCTGCACCGATATGACCGCAATCATCAACGGTGCGCCGGCCCGCCGGTAG
- a CDS encoding DoxX family protein, translating to MNDDTPSLLGRLLFGGSLAALAYGNFQELEAMIGYADSKDVPEADRLVPFASGMLAFGSLAVILWRVPRLAAGAIAGFLVGVTPLMHDFWNAEGQERDTEQTNFLQNVALLGAALVFLGRADDD from the coding sequence ATGAACGACGACACTCCGTCGCTGCTCGGCCGGCTCCTGTTCGGCGGGAGCCTCGCCGCGCTAGCCTACGGCAACTTCCAAGAACTCGAAGCGATGATCGGCTACGCCGACTCGAAGGACGTCCCAGAGGCCGACCGTCTGGTGCCTTTCGCCAGCGGGATGCTCGCCTTCGGCAGCCTCGCGGTGATCCTCTGGCGGGTCCCGCGACTCGCCGCCGGCGCGATCGCCGGCTTCCTCGTCGGAGTCACGCCGCTGATGCACGACTTCTGGAACGCGGAAGGACAGGAGCGCGATACCGAACAGACGAACTTCCTACAGAACGTCGCGCTGCTCGGTGCGGCGCTCGTCTTCCTCGGGCGAGCCGACGACGACTGA
- a CDS encoding Gfo/Idh/MocA family protein, whose amino-acid sequence MTEQSIRLGVVGLGFMGTVHAENTAEFGHDVVAGVDLDADARETFGSRFGASTYEDYDEMYDAEDLDAVAVSVPNKFHEPAVVAALERGVDVLCEKPLAHTLESAERIAATARDSEGFCAVNFHNRLSAAAEMLKGYDQEGKFGELTHVRGNYVRWRGVPGLGTWFTSKELAGGGALVDIGVHAIDFALYLLDFPAVEEVMGISRSNVAGREDYADPEDWGTGEGEFDVEDSVTALIRCETGQTVSLEVSWAASQEPTNEFTVRGTEAGARLSLGEDELELFETGHQGTDHFVRSELEGSLPETGWAASDKLFAESVARGEAPELNTVEQALTVQRVIDAVYRSAEEGTSVRIE is encoded by the coding sequence ATGACGGAACAATCGATTCGCCTCGGGGTCGTCGGCCTCGGGTTCATGGGGACGGTCCACGCCGAGAACACGGCGGAGTTCGGCCACGACGTCGTCGCCGGCGTCGACCTCGACGCCGACGCCAGGGAGACCTTCGGCTCCCGGTTCGGGGCGTCGACCTACGAGGACTACGACGAGATGTACGACGCCGAGGACCTCGATGCGGTCGCGGTCTCGGTGCCCAACAAGTTCCACGAGCCGGCGGTCGTCGCCGCGCTCGAACGCGGCGTCGACGTGCTCTGTGAGAAGCCCCTGGCCCACACCTTAGAGAGCGCCGAACGAATCGCCGCGACCGCCCGCGATTCAGAGGGGTTCTGCGCGGTGAACTTCCACAACCGTCTGTCAGCGGCCGCCGAGATGCTCAAGGGCTACGACCAGGAGGGGAAGTTCGGTGAGTTGACCCACGTGCGGGGTAACTACGTCCGCTGGCGTGGCGTGCCTGGACTGGGAACGTGGTTCACCTCGAAGGAGCTTGCTGGTGGGGGCGCGTTGGTCGACATCGGGGTTCACGCCATCGACTTCGCGCTCTATCTGCTGGATTTCCCGGCCGTCGAGGAGGTCATGGGGATCAGCCGGTCGAACGTCGCCGGGCGAGAAGACTACGCCGACCCCGAGGACTGGGGAACCGGCGAGGGCGAGTTCGACGTCGAAGACTCCGTTACGGCGTTGATCCGGTGTGAGACCGGCCAGACCGTCTCGCTCGAGGTCTCGTGGGCGGCCTCACAGGAGCCGACCAACGAGTTCACCGTGCGCGGCACCGAGGCGGGTGCCCGGCTCAGCCTCGGCGAGGACGAACTGGAACTGTTCGAAACCGGCCATCAGGGGACGGATCACTTCGTGCGCTCGGAACTGGAGGGCAGTCTACCCGAGACGGGGTGGGCCGCAAGCGACAAATTGTTCGCCGAGAGCGTCGCCCGCGGCGAGGCGCCCGAACTGAACACGGTCGAGCAGGCGCTGACCGTCCAGCGAGTCATCGACGCGGTCTATCGCTCCGCGGAAGAAGGAACGTCGGTTCGGATCGAGTAG
- a CDS encoding glutaredoxin family protein, translated as MSEPTVITVYTRENCHLCSEAIRTIEDVASGVDRSVEIESIDVDEAGLAEEYGERVPYVLVDDRPAFKYRVDPDELRAELLP; from the coding sequence GTGAGCGAGCCAACCGTCATCACCGTCTACACCCGCGAGAACTGCCACCTCTGCTCGGAGGCGATTCGGACGATCGAGGACGTGGCGAGCGGGGTCGACCGGTCGGTCGAGATCGAGTCCATCGACGTCGACGAGGCGGGCCTCGCCGAGGAGTACGGCGAGCGCGTTCCGTACGTGCTCGTCGACGACAGGCCGGCGTTCAAGTATCGCGTCGATCCCGACGAGCTCCGCGCCGAGCTACTCCCATAG
- a CDS encoding AIR synthase family protein codes for MIGKVDPDRLEGVFSQTGAPDDNVLVGPAYGEDTAAIRIGEQLLVVNTDPVSLAAERIGEIGVHVACNDVAASGGEPRWLTAAVFLPDESLLDPVIEQLDTAARGAGVAIVGGHTEYAPERDRPLLTLTCLGLADEYVPTGGAKPGDSVLLTKGAGIEGTAILATDFRDELDLPEPLLDRGEALFAELSVLPEARLLREDATAMHDPTEGGLIDGALELAVASDACVEIERDRVPVRDSTEKLCGAMGVDPLKIFGSGALLATIPEERVTEALDALAAAGIEAAAVGRVTEGEPALALDGERITEPVRDDLYGLWE; via the coding sequence ATGATCGGGAAAGTCGACCCCGACCGCCTCGAAGGCGTCTTCTCGCAGACCGGCGCGCCCGACGACAACGTGCTGGTCGGCCCGGCCTACGGCGAGGACACCGCTGCGATCCGGATCGGCGAACAGTTGCTCGTGGTCAACACCGATCCCGTCTCGCTAGCCGCAGAACGCATCGGCGAGATCGGCGTCCACGTCGCCTGCAACGACGTCGCCGCCTCGGGCGGGGAACCGCGCTGGCTGACCGCCGCGGTCTTCCTGCCCGACGAGTCGCTGCTCGATCCCGTCATAGAGCAGCTCGATACGGCCGCCCGGGGGGCTGGCGTGGCGATCGTCGGCGGTCACACGGAGTACGCCCCCGAACGCGACCGGCCGCTTCTTACCCTTACCTGTCTGGGCCTCGCCGACGAGTACGTGCCGACCGGTGGCGCGAAACCGGGCGACAGCGTGCTCCTCACAAAGGGCGCGGGCATCGAGGGGACGGCCATTCTGGCGACGGACTTCCGGGACGAACTCGACCTCCCCGAACCCCTTCTCGACCGCGGCGAGGCGCTCTTTGCCGAGTTGAGCGTCCTCCCCGAGGCCCGACTGCTGCGCGAGGACGCGACCGCGATGCACGACCCGACCGAGGGCGGACTGATCGACGGCGCGCTCGAACTCGCGGTCGCTTCGGACGCCTGCGTCGAGATCGAGCGCGACCGGGTGCCGGTTCGTGACAGTACCGAGAAACTCTGTGGGGCGATGGGCGTCGACCCGCTGAAGATATTCGGCTCGGGGGCGCTGCTCGCGACGATACCCGAAGAGCGAGTCACGGAAGCGCTCGACGCGCTCGCGGCGGCAGGGATCGAGGCTGCGGCCGTCGGTAGAGTTACGGAAGGCGAGCCCGCCCTCGCGCTCGACGGCGAGCGGATCACCGAGCCGGTTCGCGACGACCTCTACGGGCTATGGGAGTAG
- a CDS encoding fluoride efflux transporter FluC → MASRPATLALVATGGFLGAMARYGVALLGPGLAGTFLANVTGCLALGYVFYTAAATERISPETRLFVATGFLSSYTTYSTFALQTTEASPAWGVLNVLGNYACGFVAVVLGRRLALGEWR, encoded by the coding sequence ATGGCTTCCCGACCGGCCACCCTCGCGCTCGTCGCGACCGGCGGTTTCCTCGGCGCGATGGCCCGATACGGTGTGGCGCTACTCGGGCCGGGGCTGGCGGGGACGTTCCTCGCCAACGTCACCGGCTGTCTCGCCCTCGGGTACGTCTTTTACACCGCGGCCGCCACCGAGCGGATCTCACCGGAGACGCGACTGTTCGTCGCGACCGGGTTTCTCTCCTCGTACACCACCTACAGCACGTTCGCCCTTCAGACGACCGAGGCCTCGCCCGCGTGGGGGGTTCTCAACGTGCTCGGGAACTACGCCTGTGGCTTTGTCGCCGTCGTCCTCGGCCGGCGACTCGCCCTGGGTGAGTGGCGATGA
- the crcB gene encoding fluoride efflux transporter CrcB codes for MIDALLVGMGGATGAVLRYLVGLVVGPRSEFPLETLTVNVLGSFALGWVTFAGVGERPALLVGVGACGAFTTFSSFSVDTVRLVEDEREALAGVYALSNLLLSVGAVLVGALVATV; via the coding sequence ATGATCGACGCGCTGCTGGTCGGTATGGGTGGGGCGACCGGGGCGGTGTTACGATACCTCGTCGGACTCGTCGTCGGTCCTCGCAGCGAGTTCCCCCTCGAAACGCTCACTGTCAACGTCTTAGGGAGCTTCGCCCTCGGCTGGGTGACGTTCGCCGGGGTCGGTGAGAGGCCCGCCCTACTCGTCGGCGTGGGTGCTTGCGGGGCGTTCACAACCTTCTCGTCGTTCTCGGTTGATACGGTCCGACTCGTGGAGGACGAACGGGAGGCTCTGGCCGGGGTGTACGCGCTCTCGAACCTGCTCCTCTCCGTGGGTGCGGTTCTCGTTGGCGCGCTCGTCGCAACAGTATAG
- a CDS encoding HTH domain-containing protein gives MATEEIPAKLTALAEKMATEYRESEYDIAVALANAGEPLSTAELAEETGYTERTVKKRVGTLEEALDGEPLLRRDEEDRPVLAAPLATAVREQAGE, from the coding sequence ATGGCAACCGAGGAGATCCCCGCAAAGTTGACCGCACTCGCCGAGAAGATGGCGACGGAGTACCGAGAGTCGGAGTACGATATCGCGGTAGCGCTCGCGAACGCCGGAGAACCCCTCTCGACGGCGGAACTGGCCGAGGAGACGGGCTACACCGAACGAACGGTCAAAAAGCGCGTCGGCACCCTTGAGGAAGCGCTGGACGGCGAACCGCTGCTCCGGCGGGACGAGGAGGACCGACCGGTGTTAGCCGCACCGCTCGCGACGGCGGTCCGCGAACAGGCGGGCGAATAA
- a CDS encoding alpha/beta fold hydrolase has product MIGTPLRRGRWANHPYVAVGDGPRTLLVIPGLNDPLCRVTDRWWFSLLVATYCERYTGRHTVAMVSRPAGLPDNASTRDLAAGYSNVLEEVGPADVLGLSMGGFLVEHLAADCPDLLEHAILGLAAARLSEHGRTVVERWHAHADRGEFRPIYEEAAGAVAVGLRGPVVRGAARLYGRLGSPPPVDRRDFLVSADACLAHDATDRLVDIEVPTLVIGGTEDPFFTREHYRETVRRIPGAAFVEIEEAGHEAVLDRRGEFDGGIREFLYE; this is encoded by the coding sequence GTGATCGGAACCCCCCTCCGTCGTGGTCGGTGGGCCAACCACCCCTACGTCGCCGTCGGCGACGGCCCGCGAACCCTGCTCGTGATTCCGGGCCTCAACGACCCACTCTGTCGGGTCACCGACCGGTGGTGGTTCAGCCTGTTGGTCGCGACCTACTGCGAGCGCTATACGGGTCGGCACACGGTGGCGATGGTGAGCCGTCCCGCCGGCCTCCCCGACAACGCCTCGACGCGCGATCTGGCGGCGGGGTATTCGAACGTCCTCGAGGAGGTCGGCCCCGCGGACGTGCTGGGCCTGTCGATGGGCGGGTTTCTCGTCGAGCACCTCGCGGCCGACTGCCCCGACCTCCTCGAGCACGCGATCCTCGGGTTGGCCGCGGCCCGACTGAGCGAACACGGACGCACGGTCGTCGAGCGCTGGCACGCACATGCCGACCGCGGGGAGTTCCGGCCGATCTACGAGGAGGCCGCGGGCGCGGTCGCGGTCGGCCTCCGGGGGCCGGTCGTCCGGGGGGCGGCCCGCCTCTACGGCCGTCTCGGCTCGCCCCCGCCCGTCGACCGCCGGGATTTCCTCGTCTCGGCCGACGCCTGTCTCGCCCACGACGCGACCGACCGTCTCGTCGATATCGAGGTCCCGACGCTCGTGATCGGCGGGACCGAGGACCCCTTCTTCACCAGGGAGCACTACCGCGAAACCGTCCGGAGGATTCCCGGGGCCGCGTTCGTCGAGATCGAGGAGGCCGGCCACGAGGCGGTCCTCGACCGTCGAGGCGAGTTCGACGGCGGGATCCGCGAGTTCCTCTACGAGTGA